One Streptomyces umbrinus genomic window, TGGGCGGCCGCGTACGTCATGCGCTCGTCGATGCGCGCCCAGGTCGGGTACAGGGCGACGAGCCAGTTGAAGAGGTTGTGGTCCGTGGCGAGGCCGCGGGTGATCCACTGGTAGAAGTGGTGGTGGGTGTTGACCAGGCCCGGGGTCACGAGGTGGCCGGTCGCGTCGATACGGCGTACGACGTTCTCCAGGCCCTCGGGGGCGCTGCCCGTGCCGAGCGACTCGATGCGGTTGCCCGCCAGGACCAGGTGACCGGACGCGTACTCGGTGTCGTCGGCGTCCACGGTCGCGATCGCACAGTTCTCGATGACGATGCGCTGAGCTGCTGCCATGGTTCGTCCTGTTCGCTGTGTGGAATGGGCACGGCAGGACCCTGGGATTTGAGTACCGTGGCCCGCGAGGTGCGGACCACGGGTGCCGCAAAGGGAGTTGCTCAGAGGTTGGTGAGGTCCACCGGGATCTTCGGCCCGCAGCCGTCCCGCAGGATCGTGGCCTCGATCAGGCCGTACGGCCGGTCGGCGGCGAAGTACACCTCGTTGTCGTTCTTGAGGCCGAAGGGCTCCAGGTCGACGAGGAAGTGGTGCTTGTTCGGCAGGGAGAAACGGACCTCGTCGATCTCGCCGCGGTTCTCGATGATCCGCGAACCCATCTGGTACAGGGTCTGCTGGAGCGACAGCGAGTACGTCTCGGCGAAGGCCTGGAGCATGTGCTTCTTCACCTGCTCGTAGGACTTCTCCCAGTTGGGCGCCTTCTGCTCGTCGTCGGTCCAGTTGAAGCGCCAGCGCGCGGAGACCTGGGTGGCGAGGATGCGGTCGTACGCCTCGGGGAGTGTCGTGTACTTGTCCTTGACGTAGCCCCAGAACTCGGAGTTGGTCGAGTTCATCACGACCAGGTCCTTGAGGCCGGAGACGACCTCCCAGGACTCACCGTCGTACGTGATCTGCGTGACGCGGGTCTCCTGGCCCTGGCGGACGAAGGAGTGCTTGACCTCGTCGGCGCCGATGAACTGGGAGTTGGCGTCCGAGGTCGCGATCCGCTCCCAGGCGTACTCCTCGATACGGATCCGGGCCGTTTTGATCGGCTCCTGGCTCGTCACGAAGTGCCGGGCCAGGTGGATGCCGAACTGCTCGGCGGACTCGATGCCGTGCTCCTTGGCGAAGGCGTACACCGTGTTCTTGGTGGTGTCCGTCGGCAGCACGTTGGCGTTCGAGCCGGAGAGGTGGACCTCGTCCATGTCGCCGCTCAGCGCGACGGAGACGTTCAGGTCCTTGATGTGGTGGGTGGCGCCGTCCCGCGTGATCTTGACGACTCGGTTCTCGGCCTTGCCGTACTGGTTCTGTCCCAGGATGGTCGGCATAGCTAGCTCCCTCGGTAAACGGAGTAGCCGAACGGGTTGAGCAGCAGCGGTACGTGGAAGTGTTCGCCCGGCACGACGGCGAACGTGATCGCCACCTCCGGGAAGAACGCTCCTACGCTGCCGCTGTCCCGGTTCGCGGGGGCGTCCTGCTGCGCATCGGCTTGCTTCTTCTCGAAATACGCCTCGACCGCGAAGTCGAGCCGTACGTGTGTGGTGCCCTCCGGCAGCGCCGGCAGGTCCTTGCACCGGCCGTCCGCGTCGGTCGCGGAACCGCCGAGTGCCTGCCAGTCACCCCCTTGCCCGTAATGGGCGGACCGGCCGCTGCGGGCCGCGAGGCTGACGGCGACACCCTCGGCGGGGCGGCCGACGCTGGTGTCCAGGATGTGCGTGGACACGGAAGCGGTGGTCTCGGTGCTCATGCGGGTGCGTCCTCTTCGACGAGTCGGGCGAGCCGGATGCGGTTGATCTTTCCCAGTTCGACGCGCACGATCTCGCGCTCCCGCGCAGGTGCGTTGCCGATCCGCTCCCTGACCGCGTCGCGCATCTGCTCGCCGGTGCGGCCGGTCGCGCAGATCAGGAAGACATGGCCGAACTTCTCCTGGTAGGCCAGGTTCAGTTCGAGCATCTCCGCCTTCAGCTCATCGGAGGCGCCGGCCATGCCGCGCTGTTCACGCGAGGAGGTCGGGTCTCCGGGCTTCGGGCGTCCGATCGGCGGGTGACCCGCCATCGCCTCGTCGAGGTCCGCGTCGATCAGGCCGGCCGTGGCGGCGTCGCTCTCCGCGAAGAGTTCGTCGGTGGTGGTGTAGGGGCGGCGGGCGAGCAGCCGGTTCGCCCAGGCCGCCGAGGCGCAGACCTCGTGGAGGGCGGCGTAGGCGGCGTGCTCCTCCAGTGCGTTGAAACGGGCGAGGCCGCCGGATGTCGTACTCGAAGTCACGGGAAGCCTCCGTGGCCTTGTGCTGGACGGGCTGCGGATTAGCTAACGCCCTCGGAAACATCACGTCAACACTTTGTTGAAAAATCCGGGTAACAAATACCGGGAAGCGGAAACTGCCGCCCGCATGCCGGACGGCGGCGGCTCACGGGCGCCCGCGAGCCGCCCACCCGGAGCCGCGTCACGCCTGGCCAGAGGCCTGACTGCGACCTATCGTCGGCGGATGACGGGTCGGGCGCCGGTCGGCAGCGGGTCGAGCGCCGGTCGACGACGGGCCAGGCGTCCATCGTCGGCGGATCGGGCGCCGGTCGACGACGGGCCAGGCACCGGGTCAGGCGCTCGCCGGCGGCGACCAGGCACCCATACCCATCCTCTGCTCAGGCGTCCTTCTCGCGGTTCAGGTAGTTGTAGACGGTGAACCGGCTGACGCCGAGCGCGCCCGCGACGGTCTCCACGCCGTGCCGCACGGAGAAGGCGCCGCGCGCCTCGAGTATCCGTACGACCTCCTGCTTGGCCTTGCGGTCCAGCTCGGCCAGGGGCTTGCCGCGCTTGCGCTCCAGGGCGGCCAGGATGTGGTCCAGCGAGTCGGCGAGCTGCGGCAGCCGTACGGCGACGACGTCGGCACCCTCCCAGGAGAGCACGACGTCGTCGGGTCCGGCCTGGCCGGGCGGGAGCATCTCGCCGCCCATGGCGTCGACCAGTGGCTTCACGGCCGTGACGAAGGGGTCGTCCCCGATACCGGTCACTCGCCCCCCTCTCCGATCACGTTGACCTGGAGCGAGACGCGGGTGGCGCCGGCCTCGAGGGCCTGGCGCAGCAGCGCGTCGACCGCGGTGAGCACCGAGTCCGCGCCGCCCTCCGCGGTGTTGCCGAACGGGCCGACGTCCACGGCGTCCAGTTCGGCCGCCTCGATGACCTCGCGGGCGACCAGCGCGTGCCGCGGTGCCTCGTCGAGGTCGAAGGGCTCGGTCGTGAACTCCACTCTCAATCGCACTGTGCCCCCATGGCATCGGCTCCGACCTGCTCGTTCCCCCGGCCCACGTGACGCGGGGGCTGTCGGGCGCGCAAGCGACCCTAGCCGACACGCACGCCACCCGTGAGGAACACCCGATCGAACGGCGGCGGTGCCACTCGGGCGAATCCACCCGGAGCCTCCCGCACCCCGGCGGCTTTTCCGGGCAACCCCTCTTGACAAGGTTCCCCGACGCGGGCAGCCTTTCCATCAAGCAGAAACTAACTTCCGCAATACGGAACTACCCGACACGGAAGGGAGCGCCGACCCACATGCCCGGTTTCTCGATGGATGCAGCCGCTGAGCAGCGCTTCAACGTCAACCTGTCGATCCTCTTCACGGAGCTCCCGCTTCTGGAGCGCCCCGCGGCCGCCGCCGCGGCGGACTTCACCGCGGTCGAGCTGTGGTGGCCCTGGGTCGACTCCCCCACCCCCGAGCGCGCCGAGCTCGACGCCCTGAAGAAGGCGATCGAGGACGCGGGCGTACAGCTCACGGGGCTGAACTTCTACGCCGGGCAGCTGCCGGGCCCGGACCGGGGCGCGCTGTCGATCCCCGGCGAGGAGTCCGAGCGGTTCCGCGCGAACGTCGATGTGGCCGCGGACTTCGCGCAGTCACTGGGCTGCGGGGCGCTCAACGCGCTGTACGGCAACCGCGTCGAGGGCGTGGACCCGGCCGTGCAGGACGAACTCGCCCTGGAGAACCTGGTACTGGCGGCCCGCGCGGCCGACCGTATCGGCGCGGCCCTGCTGATCGAGACCCTCAACAAGCCGGAGTCGCCGCTCTATCCGCTGGTGACCGCCCCGGCCGGGATCGCGGTCGTCGACAAGGTCAACGAGGCGACCGGGCTCGGCAACGCCAAGTTCCTGATGGACCTCTACCACCTGTCCATGAACGGCGAGAACCTGCCGTCGGTGATCGACAGGTACGCGGCGAAGACCGGCCACGTCCAGATCGCCGACAACCCGGGCCGCGGCGCCCCCGGCACCGGCTCACTCCCCCTGGAGGAGCTGCTCGGCCGGCTCCGCAAGCAGGGTTACGAGGGCTGGGTCGGCCTGGAGTACAAGCCGGGCGACCGCCCCAGTGCCGAGGCCTTCGAGTGGCTGCCCGCCGAGGCCCGCGCGGCGCGCTGAGCGCCAACTCATCGACGTACGAAAGTTTCCAGAGAGGCACCCTCATGAGCAGCACACTCCCCAAGGTCGCCTGGGTCGGTCTCGGCATCATGGGCTCCCCCATGTCCGAGAACCTGATCAAGGCCGGTTACGACGTCACCGGGTTCACCCTGGAGCAGGACAAGCTGGACCGGCTGACCGCCGCCGGCGGCACCGCGGCCGGCTCGATCGCCGAGGCCGTTCGGGACGCCGACGTGGTGATCACGATGGTGCCCGCCTCCCCGCAGGTCGAGGCCATCGCGTACGGGCCCGACGGCATCCTGGAGAACGCGCGGTCCGGCGCGCTCCTGATCGACATGTCCTCCATCACCCCGCAGACCTCCGTGGACCTGGCGAAGGCCGCGAAGGACAAGGGCGTACGGGTCCTGGACGCGCCGGTGTCCGGTGGTGAGGCCGGGGCCGTCGAGGCCGTGCTGTCCATCATGGTCGGCGGCGAGCAGACCGACTTCGACCAGGCCGAGCCGGTCTTCGAGGCGCTGGGCAGGACGATCGTGCTGTGCGGTCCGCACGGCTCCGGTCAGACCGTGAAGGCCGCGAACCAGCTGATCGTCGCCGTGAACATCCAGGCGTGCGCCGAGGCCGTGGTCTTCCTGGAGAAGTCGGGCGTCGACCTGAAGGCGGCCCTCGACGTCCTGAACGGCGGCCTCGCGGGCTCGACCGTCCTGACGCGCAAGAAGGACAACTTCCTGAACCGCGACTTCAAGCCGGGCTTCCGTATCGACCTGCACCACAAGGACATGGGCATCGTCACGGACGCCGCCCGCAACGTCGGTGCCGCGCTGCCCGTCGGTGCCGTGGTCGCCCAGCTCGTCGCCTCGCTGCGGACCCAGGGCGACGGCGGACTGGACCACTCCGCGCTGCTGCGCGCGGTCGAGCGCCTCTCCGGCGCACAGATCTGACGGTCCTCCGGCCCCACAAAGACCTCCGGGCGGCACCACCGCTGACACCTGTCCTGTCGCGCCCAAGCGGTGGCGCCGCCCGGAACCCATCACCCATCCCCCTACCGGCTAACTTCAACAAACTGTTGACGTCCGGATCGCCCCAAACCTAGGCTCCGCAAAGCGGAAAACAACTTCCGAAGAATTCCGCTGCCCCTCGTACGGAAGGTCACGATGTCGAAGCGCGTGCTCACGACAGAGTCCGGCGCCCCGGTCGCCGACAACCAGAACTCCGCCTCCGCCGGCGCCGGCGGCCCGCTCCTCCTCCAGGACCAGCACCTCCTTGAGAAGCTCGCCCGGTTCAACCGCGAGCGCATTCCGGAGCGCGTGGTGCATGCCCGCGGCTCGGGCGCGTACGGCCACTTCGAGGTGACCGACGACGTCACCGGCTTCACGCACGCGGACTTCCTGAGCACGGTCGGCAGGCGCACCGAGGTCTTCCTGCGCTTCTCGACGGTGGCGGACAACCTGGGCGGCGCGGACGCGGTGCGCGACCCGCGTGGCTTCGCGGTCAAGTTCTATACGGAGCAGGGGAATTACGACCTCGTCGGGAACAACACCCCGGTGTTCTTCATCAAGGACCCGATCAAGTTCCCGGACTTCATCCACTCCCAGAAGCGCGACCCGTTCACGGGCAGGCAGGAACCGGACAACGTCTGGGACTTCTGGGCGCACGCCCCCGAGGCCACGCACCAGATCACCTGGCTGATGGGCGACCGCGGCATCCCGGCCTCGTACCGCCACATGAACGGCTACGGCTCGCACACCTACCAGTGGACGAACGCCGAGGGCGAGGCCTTCTTCGTCAAGTACCACTTCAAGACGAACCAGGGCATCCGCAGTCTGTCCTCCGAGCAGGCCGCCGAGATCGCGGGCAAGGACCCCAACTCGCACCAGACGGACCTGCTCCAGGCCATCGAGCGCGGAGTGCGCCCGTCGTGGACGCTGTACGTCCAGGTCATGCCGGCGGCCGAGGCGGACGGTTACCGCTTCAACCCGTTCGACCTGACGAAGGTCTGGCCGCACGAGGACCATCCGCTCCAGCGGGTGGGCCGGCTGGTCCTCGACCGCAACCCGGACAACGTGTTCGCGGAGGTCGAGCAGGCCGCGTTCTCCCCGAACAACTTCGTTCCCGGCATCGGTCCTTCGCCGGACAGGATGCTCCAGGGCCGCCTGTTCGCCTACGCGGACGCGCACCGCTACCGGCTGGGCGTCAACCACACCCTGCTGGCGGTCAACGCCCCCAGGGCGACGGCGGCGAGCAACTACGGCCGGGACGGTCTGATGGCCGCCAACTCCCAGGGCCGCGCGGCGAAGAACTACGAGCCGAACTCGTACGGCGGCCCGGCGGAGACCGGCCGCCCCCTGTCGGCGCCGCTCACGGTGAACGGCCACACCGGCACGTACGAGACCTCGCTCCACACCAAGGACGACCACTTCTTCCAGGCGGGCGAGCTGTACCGCCTGATGTCGGAGGAGGAGAAGTCCCGGCTGGTCGCCAACATCGCCGGCGGCCTCTCCCAGGTCTCCCGCGACGACGTGATCGAGAAGAACCTCGCCCACTTCCACGCCGCCGACCCCGAGTACGGCAGGCGCGTGGAGGAGGCGGTCCACGCCCTGCGCGAGGACTGACCCTCTCAACTCCCAAGCTGCGCCCCGGGTCTGACGGGAGGTCGGACCCCAGGCGCGTCGCCCGCGAAGCCCGTGGACCCGGATGAGGGGTTGTCGACGGGCGGAGCGGGCCGGCCGAGGACCGCGGCGGTACGTGAGCCAGTGCGGTGGTGAAGGTCCCGGAGCCCCCTTCCCGACCAGAGGGAAGGACGGCCCCGGCCCGTCACGGCCGCCGCGGTCCCGGACGACACTTTGATCGACAACTTGATAGACACGGCGAAGAGCGCCGGGTACGGACGGTCCCGTACCCGGCGCTCTTCGCCGTCCGCGCAAATGCCCGGCCCCTTCGGGGTGCGGATTCCCCGGCCGCGCAGGAGCCTGGATGCATGGACCTTCCCAGCATCGTCGTGCACCCTCCGGCGCTGGACGGCTCGCGCCGGGTCACCGCGGGCAGCGAGACCCTCGGCATCGCCTACCACCTCGACGACGTCGTCGAGATCCTGCGCCTCGCGGACCTGGACGAGATCGAGGTGGAGGAGAGCGACATCATCGACTGGCAGGGCGGCGGCCCCGACGACTGGCCGGGCCTGTCGGAGCACCACGGGGCCGAGTGACGCCCGTACGTACGTCTGTGTGCGTACATCGGCTACGGAACCCTCAAATCAAGCTCTGAATATGCCTCCGGGGGCTTCAACTCACTGTGCTTCAGGGCACATTCTCAGCACGTGGGGCCCGCCGGCACGGGGGCGGCGGGCCCCACACGGAGAACAGCGGGCTTGGCCGGAGACGGAGGTGAGACGTATGAGCAGCTTGATGACAACGCGTGGGCGAGAGAAGTGCGCGTTGAAGCCGCTCCGGGGCGTCACCCGGTACGGCCGGTCCGGCACGGTACTTCGGACGTCGGGGGCGTCCGGAGACGGGGGGAAGCACGGGGGCGGCGGATTCCGTTCGGGTGGCGGCGGGGGCCGCTCGAACTGAACACGCCGAGAGGCCCCCGTCCTGGATCATCAGGACGGGGGCCTCGGTTTTCCTTTCCCCTTGAGCTGGCTCTCTCTCAGGGGCTAGACCTTCAAGGTCTTGATGGACGTGGGCGCGTGGCCCGGCTCGGTCGCGATCTCCTCGAACTCCACGACGTTGCTGATGTCGTTGGTCGTGGACATCGAGATGTTGGTGACACGCTCCAGGATCGCCTCGACGACAACAGGGACCCGGAACTCGACGGCAAGCTTCTTCGCCTGTTCGAGGGCGGCGCCCAGCTCGCTCGGGTCGGTGACGCGGATCGCCTTGCAGCCGAGGCCCTCGACGACCTTGACGTGGTCGACGCCGTAGACGCCCAGCTCGGGCGAGTTGAGGTTCTCGAACTCCAGGTTGACCTGGAAGTCGATGTCGAACGCCCGCTGCGCCTGACGGATCAGGCCCAGGTAGGAGTTGTTCACCAGCACATGGACGTACGGGATCCGGTGCTGGGCCCCGACCGCCAGCTCCTCGATCATGAACTGGAAGTCGTAGTCGCCGGAGAGCGCGACCACCTGCGCCTCCGGGTCGGCCTTGGCGACACCCAGCGCGGCCGGGACGGTCCAGCCGAGGGGGCCCGCCTGACCGCAGTTGATCCAGTGCCGCGGCCGGTAGACGTGCAGCATCTGGGCGCCGGCGATCTGCGAGAGGCCGATCGTGGTGACGTACCGGGTCTCGGGGCCGAAGGCCTTGTTCATCTCCTCGTAGACGCGCTGCGGCTTGATGGGGATGTCGTCGAAGTGCGTACGACGCTGGAGGGTCGCCTTCTTGTCCTGCGCGGCCTGGGCCCACGCGGAGCGGTCCGGCAGCCTGCCCGCGGCCTTCAACTCCCGCGCCACCTCGACGAACAGATCGAGGGCGGCCTTCGCGTCGGAGGCGATCCCGTAGTCCGGGGCGAAGATCTTGCCGATCTGGGTGGGCTCGATGTCGACGTGCACGAACTTCCGGCCCGCGGTGTAGACGTCCAGCTTGCCGGTGTGGCGGTTGGCCCAGCGGTTGCCGATGCCGAGGACGAAGTCGGACTCCAGGAAGGTCGCGTTGCCGTAGCGGTGCGAGGTCTGCAGGCCGACCATGCCGGCGTTCAGCTCGTGGTCGTCGGGCAGGATGCCCCAGCCCATGAGGGTGGGGACGACTGGCGTACCGGTCAACTCGGCGAACTCCACGAGGAGTTCGGAGGCGTCGGCGTTGATGATGCCGCCGCCGGCGACGATCAGCGGGCGCTCCGACTCGTTCAGGAGCGTGATCGCCTTCTCGACCTGAGCACGGGTCGCCGCCGGCTTGTAGACCGGCAGCGGCTCGTACGTCTCGGGGTCGAACTCGATCTCCGTCAGCTGGACGTCGATCGGGAGGTCGATGAGGACCGGGCCCGGGCGGGCCGAGCGCATCAGGTGGAAGGCCTGCTGGAAGACACCCGGGACCTGCGCGGCCTCCAGCACGGTGACCGCCATCTTGGCGACCGGCTTGGCGATCGAGGCGATGTCGACGGCCTGGAAGTCCTCCTTGTGGATCACGGCGGTCGGGGCCTGGCCCGTGATGCACAGGATCGGGATGGAGTCGCCGGTCGCGGAGTACAGACCGGTGATCATGTCGGTGCCCGCGGGCCCCGACGTACCGATGCAGACACCGATGTTGCCGGGTGCGGTGCGGGTGTAGCCCTCCGCCATGTGGGAGGCGCCCTCGACATGGCGGGCGAGGGTGTGACTGATTCCGCCGGAGGCCTCGAGCGCCGCGTAGAAGGGGTTGATCGCCGCGCCCGGGACACCGAACGCGCTGGTGACGCCCTCACGCTTGAGGATCTCAACTGCCGCGCGGGCAGCGGTCATACGTGCCATTGCGTACTCCTGCTTCGGCCGTCGGATTCGGGCTCCCGTCGCGCCCCGCGGAGAGCTTCAAATTCCGTATTACGGAAACTAACTTCTACTATCTGGAAGCAATGTATGTGGACGGCCAGAAGGCGTCAAGGGTCGGAGGGCGGCCGGCGGGCGGGGGAATCACGGGACGTCGGATCGTTTCGCTGCCGGAGGAAGGGGTTCCGGAGGACGATGGAGGCGCTGCCCCGATGCGGCGTTGTGGTGTCACGGTGTTCTGGAGAGGGTCATGTCCGAGAACGTGCCGGTGAGGTGTCCGGCCTGTCAGCGCGAGCATGTCTACGCGGCGCCGTCGTACCCGTGCGTGTGCGGCGCGCCTGTCACGCCCGTCCTCGACCGGAGCGCGCTCCCGGAGCCCGTCACGCACCACACCTGGGACGAGGGCTGGGTGACGATCCGCTGCGGGGCCTGCGGGCGGGCGGACCACTGGCCCCGGCCGGAGCTGGGGTGCCCCTGCGGGGTGCTGTTACGGATACCGGTGACGGAGCCGGGAGCCGGCGACGACGCGGGAGCCTCGGGCCCCGACGCAGCGCACTCCTTGGGCGCGGAGACCGGCGAGAGCCCCGAGGGCGGCCCCCATGAGGGCTCGCACGCGAGCTCATACGAAGGCTCGCACGAGGGCCCGTGCGGGAGCTCACGAGACCACTCCGGCCCCCCGCCCCGGAAGCCCCGGGCCAGCCGTCTCCCCGCCGCCGCCATCCCCCTCCCCCGTACCGCCCCGGCCCCCCGCCCCGCGTTCCAGCCGGTGGTCATCCGCACGGCCCGGGACGCGGTGACCGCCGCCGCGCTGTATCTGCGCTGGCTCGGGTACCGGGACATCCGGCGGGCCGACCAGCGGCCGCCCTCCGGGATAGGCCTGGCGGCCCGCGGGATTCTGGCCCAGGTCGACCCGACCGTACGACCGGCCTCCCTGCGGGACGTGGAGTGCCTGTGGCTGACGGCGATGACGGAGTCGGCGGGCTGCGTCTACTTCTCGCTGGCCGGCTACGAGGAGGACGCCCGCGTCTGCGCCGACTCCCTCGGCATCCCCCTGTTCGTACTGGATCTCACCGGCACCCCACAGCCGGTGAACAGCCTCGCCGACGACCTGATAGCCACGGGAGACTGAGTGGTCCAACTCCCGGAAACGACCACATACTTGACGTCATGCGCATCAGACCGGCGACTCCCGCCGACCTCCCGCTGCTTCAGGACATCGAGCGGGCCGCGGGCGAACCCTTCCGCACCCTGGGCATGACGGAGATCGCCGACGACGAGCCGCCCGCGCTGGAACTGCTGGAGCGCTTCCGGAAGGCGGGCCACGCGTGGATCGCCGAAGCCGAAGATGAGGAATCCGAGGGCGACGAGGCCGAGGGCGACGCCGGCCGCCCCGTCGCGTACCTGATCGGCGAGCCCGTGGACGACGCCTTCCACATCGAGCAGGTCTCCGTCCACCCGGACGCCGCGCACCGGGGCGTGGGCCGGACCCTGATCGCGTACGCCGCCGACCGCGCACGCGGCCAGGGCCTGACCGGTCTCACGCTGACCACCTTCACGGAGGTCCCCTGGAACGCGCCCTACTACGAGCGCATCGGCTTCCGCCCCCTGACCGACCCCGAACTCACCCCGGGCCTACGCAAGATCCGAGCCACAGAGTCCGCCCACGGCCTGGACCGCTGGCCCCGGGTGTGCATGTACAGGGCTATGGCCTGAGCGCCCCAAAGGGGCGCGGGGCTGTGACATTTGCGGCTCCGCCGCGTGGGCGCGACAAGCCCCCACCGGCCCGCAGCCATCAAGCACCCCCAGCACCCCCTTCCCGCAGCTCGACCTTCCGCACCTTCCCGGACACTGTCATCGGGAACGCCTCCATGACCCGCAACCGACTGGGCACCTTGTAGTGCGCCAACCGCCCCTCGCAGAACGCCCGCACCTCCTCCAGCGTCGGCGGATCACCGGCATCCCGCGGAATGACACAGGCGAGCACCTCCTCCCCGTACCGTTCGTGCGGAACACCCACCACCTGCACGTCGGCGATCTTCGGGTGCGCGTACAGGAACTCCTCGATCTCGCGCGGGTAGATGTTCTCGCCACCCCGGATGATCATGTCCTTGATCCGGCCGACGATCTGCACGTACCCGTCGTCGAGCATCACGGCCAGGTCCCCGGTGTGCATCCACCGCCCGGCGTCGACGGCCTCTGCGGTCTTCTCGGGCTCGTCCCAGTAGCCGAGCATCACGCTGTAGCCGCGGGTGCACAGCTCGCCCGCCGAGCCGCGCGGCAGGGTCGTGCCGGTGGCCGGGTCAACGACCTTGACCTCGATGTGCGGCAGGACGCGTCCGACCGTGCCGGTGCGGTGCTCCAGGTCGTCGTCGCGGCGGGTCTGGAGGGACACGGGCGAGGTCTCGGTCATGCCGTAGCAGATGGAGACCTCCGCCATGTGCATCTCGGAGACCACCCGTTTCATCACTTCGACCGGGCAGGGCGAGCCCGCCATGATGCCGGTCCGCAGGGAGGACAGGTCGTACATGGCGAAGTCCGCCAGGCCCAACTCCGCGATGAACATGGTCGGTACGCCGTAGAGGGACGTACAGCGCTCGTCCTGGACCGCGCTCAGGGTCGCCGTCGGGTCGAAGGACGGGGCCGGGATGACGATGCACGCGCCGTGCGAGGTCGCGGCGAGGTTGCCCATGACCATGCCGAAGCAGTGGTAGAAGGGCACCGGGACGCAGATCCGGTCCTGCTCGGTGTAGGCGATCAACTCCCCCACGAAATAACCGTTGTTGAGAATGTTGTGGTGGGAGAGGGTCGCGCCCTTGGGGAATCCCGTCGTGCCCGAGGTGTACTGGATGTTGATCGGGTCGTCGCAGGACAGCTCGCTCCGGCGTGTCCGGAACTCCTCGTCCTGGCCGGGCGTGCCCCGGGCGATCAACGCGTCCCAGCTCGGGTCGCCGATGTAGACGGTCTCCCTCAACTGCGGGCATTTTCCCCGCACTTGCTCGACCATGGCGCGGTAGTCGCTCGTCTTGTGGCTGAGCGAGGCGAACAGGACCGAGATGCCCGCCTGCTTGAGGACGTACTCGACCTCGTGGGTGCGGTAGGCCGGGTTGATGTTCACCATGACCGCGCCGATGCGGGCGGTGGCGTACTGAACGAGCACCCACTCCGGGCAGTTGACCGCCCAGA contains:
- a CDS encoding catalase, whose translation is MSKRVLTTESGAPVADNQNSASAGAGGPLLLQDQHLLEKLARFNRERIPERVVHARGSGAYGHFEVTDDVTGFTHADFLSTVGRRTEVFLRFSTVADNLGGADAVRDPRGFAVKFYTEQGNYDLVGNNTPVFFIKDPIKFPDFIHSQKRDPFTGRQEPDNVWDFWAHAPEATHQITWLMGDRGIPASYRHMNGYGSHTYQWTNAEGEAFFVKYHFKTNQGIRSLSSEQAAEIAGKDPNSHQTDLLQAIERGVRPSWTLYVQVMPAAEADGYRFNPFDLTKVWPHEDHPLQRVGRLVLDRNPDNVFAEVEQAAFSPNNFVPGIGPSPDRMLQGRLFAYADAHRYRLGVNHTLLAVNAPRATAASNYGRDGLMAANSQGRAAKNYEPNSYGGPAETGRPLSAPLTVNGHTGTYETSLHTKDDHFFQAGELYRLMSEEEKSRLVANIAGGLSQVSRDDVIEKNLAHFHAADPEYGRRVEEAVHALRED
- the gcl gene encoding glyoxylate carboligase, with protein sequence MARMTAARAAVEILKREGVTSAFGVPGAAINPFYAALEASGGISHTLARHVEGASHMAEGYTRTAPGNIGVCIGTSGPAGTDMITGLYSATGDSIPILCITGQAPTAVIHKEDFQAVDIASIAKPVAKMAVTVLEAAQVPGVFQQAFHLMRSARPGPVLIDLPIDVQLTEIEFDPETYEPLPVYKPAATRAQVEKAITLLNESERPLIVAGGGIINADASELLVEFAELTGTPVVPTLMGWGILPDDHELNAGMVGLQTSHRYGNATFLESDFVLGIGNRWANRHTGKLDVYTAGRKFVHVDIEPTQIGKIFAPDYGIASDAKAALDLFVEVARELKAAGRLPDRSAWAQAAQDKKATLQRRTHFDDIPIKPQRVYEEMNKAFGPETRYVTTIGLSQIAGAQMLHVYRPRHWINCGQAGPLGWTVPAALGVAKADPEAQVVALSGDYDFQFMIEELAVGAQHRIPYVHVLVNNSYLGLIRQAQRAFDIDFQVNLEFENLNSPELGVYGVDHVKVVEGLGCKAIRVTDPSELGAALEQAKKLAVEFRVPVVVEAILERVTNISMSTTNDISNVVEFEEIATEPGHAPTSIKTLKV
- a CDS encoding 2-hydroxy-3-oxopropionate reductase, with the translated sequence MSSTLPKVAWVGLGIMGSPMSENLIKAGYDVTGFTLEQDKLDRLTAAGGTAAGSIAEAVRDADVVITMVPASPQVEAIAYGPDGILENARSGALLIDMSSITPQTSVDLAKAAKDKGVRVLDAPVSGGEAGAVEAVLSIMVGGEQTDFDQAEPVFEALGRTIVLCGPHGSGQTVKAANQLIVAVNIQACAEAVVFLEKSGVDLKAALDVLNGGLAGSTVLTRKKDNFLNRDFKPGFRIDLHHKDMGIVTDAARNVGAALPVGAVVAQLVASLRTQGDGGLDHSALLRAVERLSGAQI
- a CDS encoding TIM barrel protein is translated as MPGFSMDAAAEQRFNVNLSILFTELPLLERPAAAAAADFTAVELWWPWVDSPTPERAELDALKKAIEDAGVQLTGLNFYAGQLPGPDRGALSIPGEESERFRANVDVAADFAQSLGCGALNALYGNRVEGVDPAVQDELALENLVLAARAADRIGAALLIETLNKPESPLYPLVTAPAGIAVVDKVNEATGLGNAKFLMDLYHLSMNGENLPSVIDRYAAKTGHVQIADNPGRGAPGTGSLPLEELLGRLRKQGYEGWVGLEYKPGDRPSAEAFEWLPAEARAAR
- the uraH gene encoding hydroxyisourate hydrolase, yielding MSTETTASVSTHILDTSVGRPAEGVAVSLAARSGRSAHYGQGGDWQALGGSATDADGRCKDLPALPEGTTHVRLDFAVEAYFEKKQADAQQDAPANRDSGSVGAFFPEVAITFAVVPGEHFHVPLLLNPFGYSVYRGS
- the uraD gene encoding 2-oxo-4-hydroxy-4-carboxy-5-ureidoimidazoline decarboxylase, with translation MTSSTTSGGLARFNALEEHAAYAALHEVCASAAWANRLLARRPYTTTDELFAESDAATAGLIDADLDEAMAGHPPIGRPKPGDPTSSREQRGMAGASDELKAEMLELNLAYQEKFGHVFLICATGRTGEQMRDAVRERIGNAPAREREIVRVELGKINRIRLARLVEEDAPA
- the pucL gene encoding factor-independent urate hydroxylase, whose protein sequence is MPTILGQNQYGKAENRVVKITRDGATHHIKDLNVSVALSGDMDEVHLSGSNANVLPTDTTKNTVYAFAKEHGIESAEQFGIHLARHFVTSQEPIKTARIRIEEYAWERIATSDANSQFIGADEVKHSFVRQGQETRVTQITYDGESWEVVSGLKDLVVMNSTNSEFWGYVKDKYTTLPEAYDRILATQVSARWRFNWTDDEQKAPNWEKSYEQVKKHMLQAFAETYSLSLQQTLYQMGSRIIENRGEIDEVRFSLPNKHHFLVDLEPFGLKNDNEVYFAADRPYGLIEATILRDGCGPKIPVDLTNL
- a CDS encoding helix-turn-helix domain-containing protein; translated protein: MTGIGDDPFVTAVKPLVDAMGGEMLPPGQAGPDDVVLSWEGADVVAVRLPQLADSLDHILAALERKRGKPLAELDRKAKQEVVRILEARGAFSVRHGVETVAGALGVSRFTVYNYLNREKDA